The following proteins come from a genomic window of Terribacillus aidingensis:
- the galU gene encoding UTP--glucose-1-phosphate uridylyltransferase GalU → MKIKKAIIPAAGLGTRFLPATKAQPKEMLPIVDKPTIQYIVEEAVKSGIEDIIIVSGRGKRAIEDHFDKSYELEDQLIKKDKMKMLEEIQDISNLADIHYIRQKEAKGLGHAISTAKKFIGNEPFAVLLGDDIVKTEGTPALKQLTEAFEKYRGSVVGVQQVPESEVSKYGVVAPQGSTSEPNLMQVSDLVEKPKKEEAPSNYAIMGRYVLTPEIFDILETLPPGAGGEIQLTDAIKELNKKQAVYACEFTGDRYDVGDKFGFIKATIEFALDRPDLKDQLQEYLNNSVVTENK, encoded by the coding sequence ATGAAAATCAAAAAGGCCATCATCCCAGCTGCAGGATTAGGTACACGCTTCCTGCCAGCAACAAAAGCACAGCCAAAGGAAATGCTGCCAATCGTCGACAAACCGACAATTCAGTACATTGTTGAAGAAGCCGTAAAATCAGGTATCGAGGATATCATCATTGTCAGTGGCCGCGGTAAACGTGCGATTGAAGACCACTTCGACAAATCCTACGAATTAGAGGATCAGCTTATTAAAAAGGATAAAATGAAGATGCTTGAGGAAATCCAAGACATCTCCAACCTGGCTGATATCCACTATATCCGTCAAAAAGAAGCAAAAGGTCTTGGCCACGCAATCTCTACTGCTAAGAAATTCATCGGCAACGAGCCATTCGCAGTATTGCTAGGTGATGACATTGTGAAAACAGAAGGCACTCCAGCATTGAAACAATTAACAGAGGCATTTGAAAAGTATCGCGGTTCTGTTGTTGGTGTTCAGCAAGTACCTGAATCTGAAGTATCCAAGTACGGTGTTGTTGCACCTCAAGGTTCTACAAGCGAGCCGAACCTGATGCAAGTAAGTGACTTGGTTGAGAAGCCTAAGAAAGAAGAAGCTCCATCTAACTACGCTATCATGGGTCGTTATGTATTGACTCCGGAGATATTCGATATCTTGGAAACTCTTCCTCCAGGTGCTGGCGGAGAGATCCAGCTTACAGATGCGATCAAGGAATTGAACAAGAAACAAGCTGTTTATGCTTGTGAGTTCACTGGTGATCGCTATGACGTTGGTGATAAATTTGGATTCATCAAAGCGACAATCGAATTCGCACTTGATCGTCCTGACTTAAAAGATCAGCTTCAGGAATATCTGAATAACAGTGTTGTAACAGAAAACAAATAA